One Comamonas endophytica DNA window includes the following coding sequences:
- a CDS encoding Bug family tripartite tricarboxylate transporter substrate binding protein, with the protein MNFQLLRTPLVAAFVSTLAFSASAQAPTAWPTKPIRIVVPFQAGSATDLLSRQIGTGLSKSLGQPVLVENKPGAAAMIGSTAAARAPGDGYTLLMSGPASMVTNRFLYKNLSYEPEAFEKVAMVAITPNVLLANPDLPFKTLPEMVAYAKANPGKLTYASFGAGTTSHMAGEFLRQAAGIDLVHVPYKGAAEAIPALLAGQVSMYFDTIMTALPQVKAGKLRALGVSTATRAAMAPDIPTIAEQGYPGFDIAPWYGIVASPGTPAPVVTKLNTEINKLLTTPEFRERLVATGAEARGGSVADFEAFIKTEIPRTEKLVRQSGITLQ; encoded by the coding sequence ATGAACTTCCAACTGCTTCGTACGCCACTTGTCGCTGCCTTTGTCTCCACGCTTGCGTTTTCGGCATCCGCCCAGGCGCCTACGGCCTGGCCCACCAAACCCATCCGCATCGTGGTGCCCTTCCAGGCAGGCTCTGCCACCGACCTGCTCAGCCGCCAGATCGGTACCGGCCTGAGCAAGTCGCTGGGCCAGCCCGTGCTGGTGGAGAACAAGCCCGGCGCTGCCGCCATGATCGGCAGCACCGCCGCCGCGCGCGCGCCTGGCGACGGCTACACGCTGCTGATGAGCGGTCCGGCCTCGATGGTCACCAACCGCTTCCTCTACAAGAATCTGAGCTATGAGCCGGAGGCTTTCGAGAAGGTGGCGATGGTCGCCATCACCCCGAACGTGCTGCTGGCCAACCCGGATCTGCCCTTCAAGACGCTGCCCGAAATGGTGGCCTACGCCAAGGCCAACCCGGGCAAGCTGACCTATGCTTCCTTCGGCGCCGGCACCACCTCGCACATGGCGGGTGAATTCCTGCGCCAGGCGGCGGGCATCGATCTGGTGCACGTGCCCTACAAGGGTGCGGCCGAGGCCATTCCCGCGCTGCTCGCGGGCCAGGTGTCGATGTACTTCGACACCATCATGACCGCGCTGCCGCAGGTTAAGGCCGGCAAGCTGCGCGCGTTGGGCGTGTCCACGGCCACGCGCGCCGCGATGGCACCCGACATCCCGACCATTGCCGAGCAGGGCTACCCGGGCTTCGACATCGCTCCGTGGTACGGCATCGTTGCCAGCCCGGGCACGCCGGCACCCGTCGTGACCAAGCTGAATACGGAAATCAACAAGCTGCTCACGACCCCCGAGTTCCGCGAGCGCCTGGTGGCCACGGGCGCCGAAGCGCGCGGCGGAAGCGTCGCGGACTTCGAGGCCTTCATCAAGACCGAGATCCCGCGCACCGAGAAGCTGGTGCGCCAGTCGGGTATCACGCTGCAGTAA
- the acnB gene encoding bifunctional aconitate hydratase 2/2-methylisocitrate dehydratase: protein MLKAYRDHVAERAALGIPPLPLDAAQVAELIELIKNPPAGEDAFLLDLLTHRVPPGVDDAAKVKASFLAAVAHGDIEVGMISKSLATELLGTMVGGYNVHPLIELLDDAEVAGVAAEALKKTLLMFDYFNDVEAKAKAGNAKAQEVMRSWADAEWFTSRPEVAQKITVTVFKVPGETNTDDLSPAPDAWSRPDIPLHYLAMLKNTRPDAAFKPEEDGKRGPMQFIEDLKAKGHTVAYVGDVVGTGSSRKSATNSVIWATGQDIPFVPNKRFGGVTLGGKIAPIFFNTQEDSGSLPIEVDVSALEMGDVIDIFPYAGKIERDGQTLVNFELKSDVLLDEVRAGGRINLIIGRSLTAKARESLGLPASTAFRLPQAPASTQAGFTLAQKMVGRAVGLPEGQGVRPGTYCEPRMTTVGSQDTTGPMTRDELKDLACLGFSADMVMQSFCHTAAYPKPVDVKTHRELPAFISNRGGVALRPGDGVIHSWLNRLLLPDTVGTGGDSHTRFPIGISFPAGSGLVAFGAATGVMPLDMPESVLVRFKGEMQPGVTLRDLVHAIPLYAIKAGLLTVAKAGKKNIFSGRILEIEGLPNLKVEQAFELSDASAERSAAGCTIKLNPEPVKEYLCSNVVLMKNMIAGGYEDKRTLQRRIEKVEAWLANPSLLEADKDAEYAAVIEIDLAEIQEPIVCCPNDPDDAKFLSEVAGTKIDESFIGSCMTNIGHFRAAAKLLGGQRDIPVKMWVAPPTKMDESELIKEGHYAAFGASGARTEMPGCSLCMGNQAQVREGATVISTSTRNFPNRLGKNTNVYLGSAELAAIASKIGYLPSKQEYLLAMGIIDADKESVYRYMNFDQIEEYAEVAKAVPAAAAPAC from the coding sequence ATGTTGAAAGCCTATCGCGATCATGTGGCCGAGCGCGCCGCGCTTGGCATTCCACCCCTGCCGCTGGATGCGGCGCAGGTCGCGGAGCTGATCGAGCTGATCAAGAACCCGCCGGCCGGCGAAGACGCCTTCCTGCTGGACCTGCTGACGCACCGCGTGCCGCCGGGCGTGGACGACGCCGCCAAGGTCAAGGCCTCGTTCCTCGCCGCCGTGGCGCATGGCGACATCGAAGTGGGCATGATCTCCAAGTCCCTGGCCACCGAACTGCTGGGCACGATGGTCGGCGGCTACAACGTCCATCCGCTGATCGAGCTGCTGGACGACGCCGAAGTGGCGGGCGTCGCGGCCGAGGCGCTGAAGAAGACGCTGCTGATGTTCGATTACTTCAACGACGTCGAAGCCAAGGCCAAGGCCGGCAATGCCAAGGCGCAGGAAGTGATGCGCAGCTGGGCCGACGCCGAGTGGTTCACCAGCCGCCCCGAAGTGGCGCAGAAGATCACCGTCACGGTGTTCAAGGTGCCCGGCGAGACCAATACCGACGACCTGTCGCCCGCGCCCGACGCCTGGAGCCGCCCCGACATTCCGCTGCACTACCTCGCCATGCTGAAGAACACGCGTCCCGACGCGGCGTTCAAGCCCGAGGAAGACGGCAAGCGCGGCCCGATGCAGTTCATCGAGGACCTCAAGGCCAAGGGCCATACCGTGGCCTACGTCGGCGACGTGGTCGGCACCGGCTCCTCGCGCAAGTCGGCCACCAACTCGGTGATCTGGGCCACGGGCCAGGACATCCCGTTCGTGCCGAACAAGCGCTTCGGCGGCGTGACGCTGGGCGGCAAGATCGCCCCCATCTTCTTCAACACCCAGGAAGACTCGGGCTCGCTGCCCATCGAGGTCGACGTTTCCGCACTGGAAATGGGCGACGTGATCGACATCTTCCCCTACGCCGGCAAGATCGAGCGCGACGGCCAGACCCTGGTCAACTTCGAACTCAAGAGCGACGTGCTGCTGGACGAAGTGCGCGCCGGCGGCCGCATCAACCTGATCATCGGCCGCTCGCTCACCGCCAAGGCGCGTGAATCGCTGGGCCTGCCGGCCTCCACCGCCTTCCGCCTGCCGCAGGCACCCGCGTCGACGCAAGCCGGCTTCACGCTGGCGCAGAAGATGGTCGGCCGCGCCGTCGGCCTGCCCGAAGGCCAGGGCGTGCGCCCCGGTACCTACTGCGAGCCGCGCATGACCACCGTGGGTTCGCAAGACACCACCGGCCCGATGACGCGCGACGAGCTCAAGGACCTGGCCTGCCTGGGCTTCTCGGCCGACATGGTCATGCAGTCGTTCTGCCACACCGCGGCCTATCCCAAGCCCGTGGACGTGAAGACGCACCGCGAACTGCCGGCCTTCATCAGCAACCGCGGCGGCGTGGCCCTGCGTCCCGGCGACGGCGTGATCCACAGCTGGCTCAACCGCCTGCTGCTGCCCGACACCGTCGGCACCGGCGGCGATTCGCACACGCGCTTCCCCATCGGCATTTCCTTCCCCGCGGGTTCCGGCCTGGTGGCCTTCGGCGCCGCCACGGGCGTCATGCCCCTGGACATGCCCGAATCGGTGCTGGTGCGCTTCAAGGGCGAGATGCAGCCCGGCGTGACGCTGCGCGACCTGGTGCATGCGATTCCGCTGTACGCCATCAAGGCGGGCCTGCTGACGGTGGCCAAGGCCGGCAAGAAGAACATCTTCTCGGGCCGCATCCTGGAAATCGAAGGCCTGCCCAACCTCAAGGTCGAACAGGCTTTCGAACTCTCCGACGCGTCCGCCGAACGCTCGGCCGCGGGTTGCACCATCAAGCTCAACCCCGAGCCGGTCAAGGAATACCTGTGCAGCAACGTGGTTCTGATGAAGAACATGATTGCCGGCGGCTACGAGGACAAGCGCACGCTGCAGCGCCGCATCGAGAAGGTGGAAGCCTGGCTTGCCAACCCCAGCCTGCTCGAAGCCGACAAGGACGCCGAATACGCGGCCGTGATCGAGATCGACCTGGCCGAGATCCAGGAGCCCATCGTCTGCTGCCCCAACGACCCCGATGACGCCAAGTTCCTGTCCGAAGTGGCCGGCACCAAGATCGATGAATCCTTCATCGGTTCGTGCATGACCAATATCGGCCACTTCCGCGCAGCCGCCAAGCTGCTGGGTGGCCAGCGCGACATTCCGGTCAAGATGTGGGTCGCGCCCCCGACCAAGATGGACGAGAGTGAGCTGATCAAGGAAGGCCACTACGCCGCGTTCGGCGCCTCCGGCGCGCGTACCGAGATGCCCGGCTGCTCGCTGTGCATGGGCAACCAGGCCCAGGTGCGCGAAGGCGCCACCGTGATCTCGACCTCGACGCGCAACTTCCCCAACCGCCTGGGCAAGAACACCAACGTGTACCTGGGCTCGGCGGAACTGGCGGCGATCGCTTCCAAGATCGGCTATCTGCCGTCGAAGCAGGAATACCTGCTGGCCATGGGCATCATCGATGCCGACAAGGAAAGCGTCTACCGCTACATGAACTTCGACCAGATCGAGGAATATGCGGAAGTCGCCAAGGCCGTTCCGGCTGCGGCTGCTCCGGCCTGCTGA
- a CDS encoding aconitate hydratase — MKHAFASTLKNFKTASGVAGKFYSLPALAKQYPGVQRLPVSLRIVLEAVLRHCDGKKVTPEHVRQLAQWQPQGARTEEIPFVVARVVLQDFTGVPLLADLAAMRSAAQRLGRNPEAIEPLVPVDLVVDHSIMVDYFGTKNALDLNMQLEFKRNQERYQFLKWGMQAFDTFGVVPPGFGIVHQVNLEYLARGVHRGEDGVCYPDTLVGTDSHTTMINGIGVVGWGVGGIEAEAAMLGQPVYILMPDVVGFELTGRLREGVTATDLVLHITERLRREKVVGQFVEFFGEGTRSLAVPDRATIGNMAPEYGATMGFFPVDDKTLDYFRGTGRSVQEIEALEAYFRAQQLFGVPGYGEIDYSRVVSLDLDEVTPSLAGPKRPQDRIELGQVAAQFTRLFSAPAAENGFSQPPELLQTRHLVQGCPTDTGFRQSRPTPEGAERQLEEMQANKPEPATTHATAQVPTPETHSAKDGGEFTIGHGDVLIAAITSCTNTSNPSVMLAAGLLAKKAVEAGLSVKPHIKTSLAPGSRLVTRYLTEAGLLPYLEQLGFALAGYGCTTCIGNAGDLTTEINAAIRQSDLVCAAVLSGNRNFEARIHPNLKANFLASPPLVVAYAIAGTVLTDLTAQPLGKGRDGKEIFLRDIWPSSEEIHAQLNHAMNGAAFQENYGKVASEPGKLWERIRGVDGATYTWPESTYIAEPPFFEGFKLAIEQPVTTGLQPRNPYAVHGARIIALFGDSITTDHISPAGSIHPDSPAGQWLCAHGVQQADFNSYGSRRGNHEVMMRGTFANVRIKNLMLPPLSNGAREEGGLTLYRDAACNARKMPIYDAAMQYQAEGRASVIFAGEEYGTGSSRDWAAKGTQLLGIRAVIARSFERIHRNNLVGMGVLPLQLRGDDSWMSLGLKGDEFIEVIPDPRLTPQSDAELCITRADGSQLRRTLTLRIDTPIEADYYRHGGILPFVLRQLLQD; from the coding sequence ATGAAACACGCGTTCGCCAGCACGCTCAAGAACTTCAAGACCGCTTCCGGCGTGGCCGGAAAGTTCTATTCCCTGCCCGCGCTGGCAAAGCAATACCCGGGCGTGCAGCGCCTGCCGGTGTCGCTGCGCATCGTGCTGGAGGCCGTGCTGCGCCACTGCGACGGCAAGAAGGTCACGCCCGAGCATGTGCGCCAGCTTGCCCAGTGGCAGCCGCAGGGCGCGCGCACCGAGGAGATTCCCTTTGTCGTGGCGCGCGTGGTGCTGCAGGACTTCACCGGGGTGCCGCTGCTCGCCGACCTGGCGGCCATGCGCAGCGCGGCCCAGCGGCTGGGCAGGAACCCCGAGGCCATCGAGCCGCTGGTGCCGGTCGATCTGGTAGTCGACCATTCGATCATGGTCGACTACTTCGGCACGAAGAACGCGCTCGACCTGAACATGCAGCTGGAGTTCAAGCGCAACCAGGAGCGCTACCAGTTCCTCAAGTGGGGCATGCAGGCCTTCGACACCTTCGGCGTGGTGCCGCCGGGCTTCGGCATCGTGCACCAGGTCAATCTCGAATACCTGGCGCGCGGCGTGCACCGCGGCGAGGATGGGGTCTGCTACCCCGATACGCTGGTCGGCACCGACAGCCACACGACCATGATCAACGGCATCGGCGTCGTGGGCTGGGGCGTGGGCGGCATCGAGGCCGAAGCGGCGATGCTGGGCCAGCCGGTCTATATCCTGATGCCCGACGTCGTCGGCTTCGAGCTCACGGGCCGGCTGCGCGAGGGCGTCACCGCCACCGACCTGGTGCTGCACATCACCGAGCGCCTGCGCCGCGAGAAGGTGGTGGGCCAGTTCGTCGAGTTCTTCGGCGAGGGCACGCGCAGCCTGGCCGTGCCCGACCGCGCGACCATCGGCAACATGGCGCCCGAATACGGCGCGACCATGGGCTTCTTTCCCGTGGACGACAAGACGCTCGATTACTTCCGCGGCACGGGCCGCAGCGTGCAGGAGATCGAGGCGCTGGAGGCCTATTTCCGCGCGCAGCAGCTGTTCGGCGTGCCGGGCTATGGCGAGATCGATTATTCGCGCGTCGTCAGCCTGGACCTGGACGAGGTCACGCCCAGCCTGGCCGGCCCCAAGCGCCCGCAGGACCGCATCGAGCTGGGCCAGGTGGCCGCGCAGTTCACGCGCCTGTTCAGCGCCCCGGCGGCGGAGAACGGCTTCAGCCAGCCGCCCGAGCTGCTGCAGACGCGCCATCTGGTGCAGGGCTGCCCCACGGACACCGGCTTTCGCCAGTCGCGGCCCACGCCCGAGGGGGCGGAGCGCCAGCTGGAGGAAATGCAGGCCAACAAGCCCGAACCTGCGACCACCCACGCCACGGCGCAGGTGCCCACGCCCGAGACCCACTCGGCCAAGGACGGCGGGGAATTCACCATCGGCCACGGCGACGTGCTGATCGCGGCCATCACCAGCTGCACCAACACCTCGAACCCCAGCGTGATGCTGGCCGCGGGGCTGCTGGCAAAGAAGGCCGTGGAGGCAGGATTGAGCGTGAAGCCGCATATCAAGACCTCGCTGGCGCCGGGCTCGCGGCTGGTCACGCGCTATCTGACGGAGGCCGGATTGCTGCCTTACCTGGAGCAGCTGGGCTTCGCGCTGGCTGGCTATGGCTGCACCACCTGCATCGGCAATGCCGGTGACCTGACGACCGAGATCAACGCCGCCATCCGCCAGAGCGACCTGGTCTGCGCCGCGGTGCTGTCGGGCAACCGCAATTTCGAGGCCCGCATCCACCCGAACCTCAAGGCGAATTTCCTGGCCAGCCCGCCGCTGGTCGTGGCCTATGCGATTGCCGGCACGGTGCTCACGGACCTGACGGCCCAGCCGCTGGGCAAGGGCCGGGACGGCAAGGAGATCTTCCTGCGCGACATCTGGCCCAGTTCCGAGGAGATCCACGCGCAGCTGAACCACGCGATGAACGGCGCGGCCTTCCAGGAAAACTACGGCAAGGTGGCAAGCGAGCCCGGCAAGCTCTGGGAGCGAATCCGCGGCGTGGACGGCGCCACCTATACCTGGCCCGAAAGCACCTATATCGCCGAGCCGCCCTTCTTCGAGGGTTTCAAGCTGGCCATCGAGCAGCCGGTCACCACGGGCCTGCAGCCGCGCAACCCCTACGCGGTGCATGGCGCGCGCATCATCGCGCTGTTCGGCGACTCGATCACCACCGACCACATCTCGCCCGCCGGCTCGATCCACCCCGATTCGCCCGCGGGCCAGTGGCTTTGCGCGCATGGCGTGCAGCAGGCCGACTTCAACAGTTACGGCTCGCGCCGCGGCAACCACGAGGTGATGATGCGCGGCACCTTCGCCAATGTGCGCATCAAGAACCTGATGCTGCCGCCGCTGTCCAACGGCGCGCGCGAGGAGGGCGGGCTCACGCTCTACCGCGACGCGGCCTGCAACGCGCGCAAGATGCCGATCTACGACGCGGCCATGCAGTACCAGGCCGAAGGCCGGGCCAGCGTCATCTTCGCCGGCGAGGAATACGGCACGGGCTCGAGCCGCGACTGGGCCGCCAAGGGCACGCAGCTGCTGGGCATCCGGGCGGTGATCGCGCGCAGCTTCGAGCGCATCCACCGCAACAACCTCGTCGGCATGGGAGTGCTGCCGCTGCAGCTGCGCGGCGACGACAGCTGGATGAGCCTGGGCCTCAAGGGCGATGAATTCATCGAGGTGATCCCCGACCCGCGCCTGACGCCGCAAAGCGATGCCGAGCTGTGCATCACGCGCGCCGATGGCAGCCAGCTGCGCCGCACGCTGACGCTGCGCATCGACACGCCCATCGAGGCCGATTACTACCGGCATGGAGGCATACTGCCCTTCGTGCTGCGGCAGCTGCTTCAGGACTAG
- a CDS encoding HpcH/HpaI aldolase/citrate lyase family protein: MSSLPASAHPATVLLDAQASSLRLPVCDHYSGVELRMRKSLQLQAEMTEEFGTCVFDVTLDCEDGAPVGDEAAHARLVASLAREAAPAARVAARVHAVDHPAFAQDMATIVGEAGDRLAYVMVPKVETIDDVLRAEKAVERASGGQLPLHVLIESPAAVHRAFEIAAHPRVQSISFGLMDFVSAHGGAIPASAMGAQGQFEHPLVVRAKLEIAAACHAHGKVPSHCVVTEFKDPERMQAAASRAAREFGYTRMWSIHPGQIRSILAAFAPAQPEIDEAAQILLSAAAVHWAPISAGGVLHDRASYRYYWQLLERAHQTGRSLPAGVQPWFAASSSS; the protein is encoded by the coding sequence ATGAGCTCCTTGCCCGCTTCCGCCCATCCCGCCACCGTGCTGCTCGATGCACAGGCAAGCAGCCTGCGCCTGCCGGTCTGCGACCATTACAGCGGCGTCGAGCTGCGCATGCGCAAGAGCCTGCAGCTGCAGGCCGAGATGACCGAGGAGTTCGGCACCTGCGTGTTCGACGTCACGCTGGACTGCGAGGACGGCGCGCCCGTGGGCGATGAAGCCGCGCATGCACGCCTGGTCGCCAGCCTGGCGCGCGAAGCCGCGCCCGCAGCCCGCGTCGCGGCGCGCGTGCATGCGGTGGACCATCCCGCATTTGCCCAGGACATGGCGACCATCGTCGGCGAGGCCGGCGACCGCCTGGCCTATGTCATGGTGCCCAAGGTCGAGACCATCGATGACGTGCTGCGGGCCGAGAAGGCCGTCGAGCGCGCATCGGGCGGCCAGTTGCCGCTGCATGTGCTGATCGAGTCGCCGGCCGCGGTCCATCGCGCCTTCGAGATCGCCGCCCATCCGCGCGTGCAGAGCATCTCCTTCGGCCTGATGGACTTCGTCTCGGCCCATGGCGGCGCGATTCCCGCCTCGGCCATGGGCGCGCAGGGCCAGTTCGAGCACCCGCTGGTGGTGCGCGCCAAGCTGGAGATCGCCGCCGCCTGCCATGCGCATGGCAAGGTGCCCTCGCACTGCGTGGTCACGGAATTCAAAGACCCCGAGCGCATGCAGGCAGCTGCTTCGCGCGCCGCGCGCGAATTCGGCTATACACGCATGTGGAGCATCCACCCGGGCCAAATCCGATCCATTTTGGCGGCCTTTGCGCCCGCGCAGCCGGAAATCGACGAGGCTGCGCAGATACTGCTGTCTGCCGCTGCCGTGCACTGGGCTCCGATCAGTGCCGGCGGCGTGCTCCATGACCGCGCGAGCTACCGCTATTACTGGCAATTGCTGGAGCGCGCGCACCAGACGGGGCGCAGCCTGCCTGCCGGCGTGCAGCCGTGGTTTGCCGCGTCCTCTTCCTCTTGA